The following coding sequences are from one Eucalyptus grandis isolate ANBG69807.140 chromosome 11, ASM1654582v1, whole genome shotgun sequence window:
- the LOC108956383 gene encoding transcription termination factor MTERF8, chloroplastic-like yields the protein MLTSPRPPAFFLHSQRSATFSSPKSSPLLASSEPSGIGLRAPSLHVQCRRVISSPNVEFEPGALDVLFQELGLNERETESLLTRDPDLRLKSIGSLRARVASLKSVGISGLELCHLVVKCPSVLAAGEIDPFILFVRDQLDGKVDPMQLKRLFMSTEPRFLAGFEEKVNLLTDSGIPREKIVHVLNNVNLTKALSLKPFEEIERLLNFLSRYGGVDLIVRHPPILNFDMDTHLIPRVEFLLELSGGDEDATGAVLRKLPTFLKYRVEHLESHVEFLRSFAGLDDQEIFRIILVFPNIVSASRERKLRPRISFLKECGLNSNEIFKFLTKAPLFLGLSFEGNIAYKLGFLVKIGYKYRTKEFAVAIGAVTRASCENMQKVIELFLSYGFSCEDVLLMSRKHPQILQYNPDSLEEKVEYLVGEMGRDLEKLLDFPAFLGYKLDSRIKHRYEVKKKIIGEGMSINKLLNVSFERFAKKKVEKLVHKPKN from the exons ATGTTGACGAGCCCTCGACCTCCCGCTTTCTTTCTCCACTCGCAGCGCTCCGCCACCTTCTCTTCCCCCAAGTCGTCCCCTTTGCTGGCTTCGAGTGAACCGTCGGGAATCGGATTGAGGGCGCCATCTCTTCACGTGCAATGCCGCCGCGTCATCTCGTCACCTAACGTCGAGTTCGAACCGG GGGCGTTGGATGTGTTGTTTCAAGAACTCGGGCTCAACGAGAGAGAGACCGAATCTCTCTTGACCAGGGACCCGGATTTGAGGCTGAAGTCTATCGGTTCGTTGCGGGCTCGCGTCGCCTCTTTGAAATCGGTCGGAATCAGTGGCCTTGAGCTCTGCCATTTGGTTGTGAAATGCCCTTCTGTGTTGGCAGCAGGTGAAATCGATCCCTTTATACTCTTCGTGCGCGACCAATTAGATGGAAAGGTTGACCCAATGCAGCTTAAGCGTCTCTTTATGTCAACTGAGCCGCGATTCCTAGCTGGATTTGAGGAAAAAGTTAATTTGCTGACTGACAGTGGGATTCCTAGAGAAAAGATTGTTCATGTTCTCAACAATGTGAATTTAACGAAGGCTTTGTCTCTTAAGccgtttgaagaaattgaaaggcTCCTTAATTTCTTGAGCCGCTATGGTGGGGTTGATTTGATCGTGAGGCATCCCCCCATTCTTAACTTCGATATGGATACCCATTTGATTCCGAGAGTGGAGTTTCTCCTAGAACTTAGCGGAGGAGATGAGGATGCAACCGGGGCAGTGTTGCGCAAACTGCCTACCTTTTTGAAATACCGTGTGGAACACTTGGAAAGCCATGTAGAGTTCTTGAGGTCATTTGCGGGATTAGATGATCAAGAAATATTCAGGATCATTCTTGTGTTTCCTAACATTGTTAGTGCGAGCAGGGAGAGGAAATTGCGTCCCAGAATTAGCTTTCTCAAAGAATGTGGACTCAACTCCAATGAGATTTTCAAGTTCTTGACAAAAGCTCCTTTGTTTTTGGGTCTATCTTTTGAGGGCAACATTGCTTATAAGCTGGGTTTTTTGGTGAAGATTGGTTACAAGTACAGAACAAAGGAATTTGCAGTTGCAATAGGCGCTGTGACTAGGGCAAGTTGTGAGAATATGCAGAAGGTGATTGAGCTCTTCTTGAGTTATGGGTTTTCTTGTGAAGATGTGCTTCTCATGAGTAGGAAGCATCCTCAGATACTTCAATACAATCCTGATTCTCTGGAGGAGAAAGTGGAATATTTGGTGGGGGAGATGGGACGTGACCTTGAAAAGCTATTGGATTTCCCTGCATTTCTTGGTTACAAACTCGACAGTAGAATCAAGCATAGGTAtgaggtgaagaagaagattatagGTGAAGGGATGTCGATCAACAAGCTGCTTAATGTTTCGTTTGAGAGATTTGCAAAGAAGAAGGTAGAAAAGTTGGTGCACAAACCTAAAAATTAG